One region of Clostridia bacterium genomic DNA includes:
- a CDS encoding aldolase/citrate lyase family protein: protein MKMRPSRVLKKLRAGEVASCFKINLADARAVEIAAMAGFDCLWTDMEHVPNDWSVIEKQVWAAKSQNVDMLVRVSRGGYSDYIRPFELDASGIMVPHLMSLEDAKRVARMTRFHPVGRRPVDGGNADGAYCNIDFNEYLEQANRERFVIVQIEDPEPLDELEEIGKVKGIDMIFFGPGDFSQGIGTPGQWDNPKIDETRRRVAEVAIKNGKFAGTVGGPGNLKQLTEMGYRFISVGADVVGLSEYCKNIVDCFADNSKNFGGKGYGYTK, encoded by the coding sequence ATGAAGATGAGACCGAGCAGGGTACTTAAGAAACTGCGTGCTGGGGAAGTTGCCAGCTGCTTTAAGATAAATCTTGCAGATGCTAGGGCGGTAGAGATAGCAGCCATGGCTGGTTTTGATTGCCTATGGACAGATATGGAGCATGTGCCAAATGATTGGTCTGTTATAGAAAAGCAAGTCTGGGCTGCAAAATCCCAAAATGTAGATATGCTAGTTAGGGTATCCAGAGGAGGATATAGCGATTATATAAGGCCATTTGAATTGGATGCTTCCGGGATAATGGTGCCCCATCTTATGAGCTTGGAGGATGCTAAAAGGGTGGCGAGAATGACACGCTTTCATCCTGTTGGCAGAAGACCAGTTGATGGAGGAAATGCAGATGGAGCATATTGTAACATAGACTTTAATGAGTATCTGGAACAGGCAAACAGAGAGAGGTTTGTGATTGTGCAGATAGAAGATCCGGAACCATTGGATGAACTGGAAGAGATAGGCAAAGTAAAAGGAATAGATATGATATTTTTTGGCCCCGGGGATTTTAGTCAAGGAATAGGTACGCCTGGGCAATGGGATAATCCTAAAATTGATGAGACTCGCAGGAGAGTTGCTGAGGTCGCTATTAAAAACGGCAAGTTTGCAGGAACAGTAGGAGGTCCAGGAAACCTTAAGCAGTTGACGGAGATGGGATATAGGTTTATAAGTGTAGGGGCAGACGTAGTTGGGTTAAGTGAATACTGTAAAAACATAGTTGATTGTTTTGCTGATAATTCAAAGAATTTTGGAGGTAAAGGGTATGGGTATACTAAATAA
- a CDS encoding SDR family oxidoreductase — MGILNKFSLEGKVVLITGGAGKYGRQIVKAIAQAGAKTYVASRNLEKLEEVAAEERKDGYDVTALQYDQSSEESILALRDEIMKRSGRIDVLINNSVARPMKDWEDDAANFAKSMQVNATGLFIITRAFGDIMAKQGSGSIVNIGSMQGMIGPDATLYKGLDMNGFVPDYFFHKGGIINFSRFVASNYGPYNVRCNCISPGGFYTKATPDEFVRRYSDRTLIGRMANETDLMGIVVFLSSDASQYITGANIPVDGGYTAK; from the coding sequence ATGGGTATACTAAATAAGTTTTCTTTGGAAGGAAAAGTAGTGTTGATTACCGGCGGTGCTGGCAAATATGGAAGACAAATAGTTAAGGCTATTGCACAAGCTGGAGCTAAAACATATGTAGCTTCGAGAAATTTAGAAAAGTTAGAGGAGGTGGCAGCAGAGGAAAGAAAAGATGGGTATGATGTAACAGCTCTTCAATATGATCAGTCCTCTGAAGAATCTATACTCGCATTGAGAGACGAGATAATGAAGAGAAGTGGCCGTATAGATGTTTTGATAAACAACTCTGTTGCACGTCCTATGAAAGATTGGGAAGATGATGCTGCTAATTTTGCTAAAAGTATGCAGGTTAACGCAACAGGTTTATTTATAATAACTAGGGCATTTGGAGATATAATGGCCAAGCAGGGTTCCGGTTCCATCGTTAATATAGGTTCTATGCAGGGAATGATTGGACCTGATGCTACTTTATATAAGGGCTTGGATATGAATGGTTTTGTACCTGATTATTTTTTCCATAAGGGAGGTATTATAAACTTTAGCAGATTCGTTGCAAGCAATTACGGTCCATATAATGTGAGATGTAATTGCATAAGCCCTGGCGGATTCTATACAAAGGCTACTCCAGATGAGTTTGTAAGAAGATACAGCGATAGGACATTGATTGGAAGGATGGCAAATGAAACAGATTTAATGGGAATTGTTGTATTCTTATCTTCTGATGCATCCCAATACATAACCGGTGCAAATATACCTGTTGATGGCGGATATACTGCAAAATAG
- a CDS encoding Gfo/Idh/MocA family oxidoreductase: MSASWKGIGKKEMNIAMLGMVDGNGHPYSWSAMFNGFDPEEMKKCPFPVIPQYLAKEPKENLRIDGAKITHIWTDNPEDAKKVSKASLIPNVVERPEDVIGEVDAVIIATDIGYEHVDRCRPFVEAGLPIFVDKPMVDNEKDLKIFTKWVEQGAHIMSSSSMRYTKEFIPFKESINNLGELKYASITTCKSWERYGIHALEAVYPIMGPGFVSARNTGTKDKDIVHFKHSSGADLTVVAIYDMFGGFGLLQLCGSAESVQTRTSDSFYSFKKQLDVFVEYLKTGVRPYPFSETQELMKMIIAGIMSREQGGREVKLSEISTH; encoded by the coding sequence ATGAGCGCTTCTTGGAAGGGTATCGGAAAAAAAGAAATGAATATAGCTATGCTGGGAATGGTGGATGGTAATGGTCATCCATATTCTTGGAGTGCGATGTTCAACGGATTTGATCCAGAAGAAATGAAGAAATGTCCATTTCCTGTAATTCCACAATATTTGGCAAAGGAGCCTAAAGAGAACTTGAGAATCGATGGCGCAAAGATTACGCATATTTGGACTGACAATCCTGAAGATGCAAAAAAAGTTTCTAAGGCTTCGTTGATCCCTAACGTTGTTGAAAGACCTGAAGATGTTATTGGAGAGGTAGATGCGGTTATAATCGCAACTGATATCGGTTATGAGCATGTAGATAGGTGTAGACCTTTTGTAGAAGCGGGTTTGCCCATTTTTGTGGATAAGCCTATGGTGGATAACGAAAAGGATTTAAAGATATTTACAAAATGGGTAGAACAGGGAGCACATATAATGAGCTCAAGCTCCATGAGGTATACAAAAGAGTTTATTCCATTTAAAGAATCTATAAATAATTTAGGAGAGCTCAAATATGCAAGTATTACAACATGCAAATCTTGGGAGAGATATGGAATTCACGCCCTAGAGGCTGTTTATCCTATAATGGGTCCAGGTTTTGTATCAGCACGCAATACAGGCACTAAAGATAAAGACATTGTGCATTTCAAACACTCATCAGGTGCTGATCTTACCGTTGTAGCAATTTATGATATGTTTGGAGGATTTGGGCTTCTTCAATTATGTGGCAGTGCTGAATCGGTTCAAACAAGGACGAGTGACAGTTTTTATTCATTTAAAAAGCAATTAGATGTATTTGTAGAATATCTAAAGACTGGAGTTAGGCCTTACCCATTTTCTGAGACCCAGGAATTGATGAAGATGATTATAGCAGGTATCATGAGCAGGGAGCAGGGAGGCCGAGAAGTAAAGCTAAGTGAGATATCTACTCACTAA
- the nagA gene encoding N-acetylglucosamine-6-phosphate deacetylase has product MDSNIIINGKLVMPDEVIEEGTVVVQGSIIKHCGNRKDIQKTENTQVIDVRENYIVPGFVDIHCHGGGGWRCNDNPEAFANAHLVHGTTSVLATIAYNLSKKETLQGLEKVIRFMENKPSNIEGIHLEGPYINPKYGADSANARKPDPEEYNKIIQMAGKYIKLWTCAPEVEGADQFIDTVCSTGITLSVGHSELEACKLLDLPQRGFKVACHCTNATGVTPHPSRYEGTKEVGLDQAVMLCDDIYAEVIPDSAGVHVRPLMLKLLYKVKGMDRIIIVTDATDDSGMEKFRYIDVNGKEIVENMNDLNINEQGELSGSKLTMDYAVRNMMHHTGISIVEAFKIASLNPARAIGIENKVGSIEKGKLANLLIIDKDINIKKVMFEGQLIS; this is encoded by the coding sequence ATGGATTCTAATATTATTATAAACGGAAAATTAGTGATGCCTGACGAGGTTATAGAAGAAGGGACAGTAGTTGTACAAGGGAGTATTATAAAACACTGTGGAAACAGAAAGGATATACAAAAAACTGAAAATACCCAGGTTATAGATGTTAGAGAGAACTATATCGTCCCGGGATTTGTAGATATTCACTGCCATGGAGGGGGAGGATGGCGGTGTAATGATAACCCTGAAGCGTTTGCAAATGCGCATTTAGTACATGGTACAACCAGTGTCCTTGCTACTATTGCATATAATCTATCAAAAAAAGAGACATTGCAAGGATTAGAGAAAGTCATTAGATTTATGGAAAACAAACCGTCTAATATAGAGGGCATACATTTAGAGGGTCCATACATAAATCCAAAGTATGGGGCAGATTCTGCTAACGCGAGGAAACCCGACCCTGAAGAATATAATAAAATAATTCAGATGGCAGGTAAGTATATAAAATTATGGACATGTGCTCCTGAAGTAGAAGGTGCAGACCAGTTTATTGATACTGTTTGTAGTACAGGCATAACACTTTCTGTAGGCCATTCAGAGTTAGAAGCTTGTAAATTGCTTGATTTACCCCAAAGAGGTTTTAAGGTAGCTTGTCATTGTACAAATGCAACAGGTGTTACTCCTCATCCCAGCAGATACGAGGGTACTAAAGAAGTTGGATTGGATCAAGCGGTCATGCTGTGTGATGATATATATGCCGAAGTGATCCCTGATTCTGCAGGTGTACATGTAAGGCCGCTGATGTTGAAATTGTTATATAAAGTTAAAGGGATGGATAGGATTATTATTGTAACAGATGCCACAGATGATTCGGGCATGGAAAAGTTCAGATATATAGATGTAAACGGCAAAGAAATAGTTGAAAATATGAATGATCTGAATATAAATGAACAAGGCGAATTATCCGGCAGCAAACTTACGATGGATTATGCAGTGAGAAATATGATGCACCATACAGGCATTAGTATTGTGGAGGCTTTTAAAATAGCATCCTTGAACCCTGCGAGAGCAATAGGGATCGAGAATAAAGTAGGCAGCATAGAAAAAGGGAAATTAGCCAACCTATTAATAATAGACAAAGATATAAATATTAAAAAAGTTATGTTTGAAGGTCAGCTTATTTCATGA